The Denticeps clupeoides unplaced genomic scaffold, fDenClu1.1, whole genome shotgun sequence genomic sequence TGACCCTCCATCAGCGCTCTTCATCTCTTATAAACCACGCATGGTGTCCCTCCATCAGCGCTCTTCATCTCTTATAAACCACGCATGGTGACCCTCCATCAGCGCTCTTAATCTCTTATAAACCACGCATGGTGTCCCTCCATCAGCGCTCTTCATCTCTTATAAACCACGCATGGTGACCCTCCATCAGCGCTCTTCATCTCTTATAAACCACGCATGGTGTCCCTCCATCAGCGCTCTTCATCTCTTATAAACCACGCATGGTGTCCCTCCATCAGCGCTCTTCATCTCTTATAAACCACGCATGGTGTCCCTCCATCAGCGCTCTTCATCTCTTATAAACCACGCATGGTGTCCCTCCATCAGCGCTCTTCATCTCTTATAAACCACGCATGGTGACCCTCCATCAGCGCTCTTCATCTCTTATAAACCACGCATGGTGTCCCTCCATCAGCGCTCTTCATCTCTTATAAACCACGCATGGTGACCCTCCATCAGCACTTTTCATCTCTTATAAACCACGCATGGTGACCCTCCATCAGCACTTTTCATCTCTTATAAAGCACACATGGACACCACGCAAAGCTCCTGTGATTTAAATATTGTATTGGCCTGgcggtcccaggttcaaaccccacctgagtgtctccaagggactgtccctgtcactactgatgggGACACAGGGCTGTAGTTCTGGATGGTTGATGTCCAGTTGATGTCTGTTTGTAGGAGAGCAGCCCGAATCCCCCGCAAGATGCAGAAGATTCAGAGGAGACGCGTCAAGAAGTTGTCTGCTCCGAGGCGTACATCAAACACCCACTGCAGAACCGGTAGGCGTCCCTCCGCTCATCACAACGTCCTGAAAAATGTATGTTCTTCTCACTGTCATCCGCTTGAATTGTCCCTGTAGCTGGTCTTTGTGGTTCTTTAAAAACGACAAGAGTAAGACGTGGCAGGCGAACCTTCGGCTCATCTCCAAGTTTGACACGGTGGAGGACTTCTGGGCGTAAGAGTTGCTTTTCCTCTAATTCGGATCAGTCGGTCGACCTCAACACCTCAGTTTCAACCATAAATGGATTTTTCTCTCCCGTCTGATGCCAGTTTGTATAACCACATCCAGCTCTCAAGCAACCTGATGTCTGGCTGTGATTATTCCCTGTTCAAGGTACGTTGGGCTCCACCGGATTACGACCTGCTCTCTGGTTGAATGCGGTTTATACTGTAGTTGGAGATGATTTATCACGACTTGTAGGATAATCTGCCGTGTTTGTGCAGGACGGCATCGAGCCCATGTGGGAGGACGAGCGGAACAGGAAGGGAGGTCGCTGGCTCCTCACCCTCAACAAGCAGCAGCGGCGACTCGATCTGGACCGCTTCTGGCTGGAGACGGTGGGCGGCGCTCTCTTCCGCTTCTTTAAAGCTCCCTGTGCCGCCGATGCTGATGCTGCTTTGTTCGGATGCAGCTGCTCTGCCTAATAGGAGAAGCTTTTGATGACTTCAGCGACGATGTCTGCGGCGCTGTCGTCAACATCCGGGCAAAAGGGGACAAAATCGCCATCTGGACGGCCAACTACGACAACAGGGATGCTGTCACACACATAGGGTAAAATCCCAGCGATCCGACTGGCCGTCCCGCGTTCAACCTGTAGACGAGGGAACCGAAGTCACGCGTGAAGGCCGTGATCCGTAGTCCCTTCACACTTGCATTTCATGCTCATTTCAGGAAGCAAATAATACACTACAGATTCATAACACGccatgtaaaatatattaaaatgaaaatactgtacaggacaaaagtttggacaccttctcattcaacgtgttttctttatcttcatgaccatttacgttggtagattctcactgaaggcatcaaaactatgaatgaacacatgtggagttctgtacttaacaaaaagtggagacctggagacctccacagtcaccggacctgaacccaatccagatggttcggggtgagctggaccaacaagtgctaaacacctctgggaactccttcaagactgttggagaagcatttcaggtgacgacctcttgaagctcatcgagagtgaaagtgaaaaaaaaagtaaagtgaagtgattgtcacatgtgatacacagcagcacagcacacagtgcacacagtgaaatttgtcctctgcatttaacccatcaccctgagtgagcagtgtgtggggacggtgctttgctcagtggcacctcagtggcaccttggcagatcgggattcgaacccgaaaccttctgattacggggccgtttccttaactgctaggccaccactcacCACtgagagaacgccaagagtgtgcaaagcagtaatcagagcaaagaaactagaatataaaacaggttttcatttatttcacctttttttgttaagtgcataactccacatgtgttcattcatagttttgatgccttcagtgagaatctaccaacttaaatggtcatgaagataaagaaaacacgttggatgagaaggtgtccaaacttctggcctgtactggatatcttctggttcataggcaagtgtcttgcccactaggctgctaTATAATAAATGTCTTTACCTCTTGCAAAACAGTCAACAGAATAAAAAGAATGCCAATGACCCAACACGTCTACACCCCTCACGCTGGGTCCTTTATTGCTTCCATGTAAATTAAGAATGGCGTGACTTGGCAGCTCCAAGTCGATCGGAGTTTGAAGACGGCCAGTTTCGGTGTGATATTCAGTGTTGGTGTTTGTGCAGCATGTGGGTCAGTTAACCGTGTTTTACTGACTTCTAGGAAAGTGTATAAAGATCGATTGGGACTCCCTATGAAGATGACGATTGGCTACCAGTCCCATGCCGACACGGCCACCA encodes the following:
- the LOC114773261 gene encoding eukaryotic translation initiation factor 4E-1A, producing MAAAEPESSPNPPQDAEDSEETRQEVVCSEAYIKHPLQNRWSLWFFKNDKSKTWQANLRLISKFDTVEDFWALYNHIQLSSNLMSGCDYSLFKDGIEPMWEDERNRKGGRWLLTLNKQQRRLDLDRFWLETLLCLIGEAFDDFSDDVCGAVVNIRAKGDKIAIWTANYDNRDAVTHIGKVYKDRLGLPMKMTIGYQSHADTATKSGSTTKNKFVV